A window of the Scophthalmus maximus strain ysfricsl-2021 chromosome 8, ASM2237912v1, whole genome shotgun sequence genome harbors these coding sequences:
- the LOC118312448 gene encoding prostaglandin D2 receptor 2, with amino-acid sequence MSNATSGGLFCPLLQEMRANSLNNNKQANYVVVGIHGLVSCLGILENLLVLWVVGFRLHQRTVASVWVLNLALSDFLATLMLPFFTSYLYHSHSWELGNALCKTQASIFFLNMFVSAFLLAAISLDRLLLVVKPVWSQNHRSVAGAWKVCALGWLWAAVNTVPYAMFRSVTKRQNGGNLCYHNFALILSSQITAERDCEVRQAATAISKLLLAFLFPLVVIAGSYVQIGLILRNRSRRRKQSSAGLTDALVVPNTDRATGRKTTPIFLKPPPLTLTPTTMTPTTSNQSNQGRLSQSFIKMVTFVITAFALCWAPYHIFCIIELTAHYHRDNLKLVEVGLPLATTIAFLNPVLNPILYVFSCPNFCVRIKQSLGAVFDGLVEEEGGFLMVQGKGIRAHIRRKSSRDVSPAAPGSSNGPTSPRRSPDTALPPFPLPLATESLEDLHVENTGPDSKIDIEHR; translated from the coding sequence ATGTCAAATGCGACCAGCGGGGGGCTCTTCTGCCCCCTACTGCAGGAGATGCGGGCGAACagcctcaacaacaacaaacaggcCAATTATGTGGTGGTTGGCATCCATGGCCTGGTTTCCTGCCTGGGGATTTTGGAGAACCTTCTGGTCCTCTGGGTGGTTGGCTTCCGCCTCCACCAACGCACCGTTGCCTCCGTCTGGGTGCTCAACCTGGCCCTGTCTGACTTCCTAGCCACCCTGATGCTCCCCTTCTTCACCTCTTACCTTTACCACTCCCACAGCTGGGAACTTGGAAATGCACTCTGCAAGACCCAGGCTTCTATCTTCTTCTTGAACATGTTTGTGTCGGCCTTCCTGCTGGCAGCCATTTCACTGGACCGCTTACTACTGGTGGTCAAGCCAGTGTGGAGCCAGAACCATCGGTCGGTGGCAGGAGCGTGGAAGGTGTGTGCACTGGGTTGGCTATGGGCTGCAGTGAATACAGTACCTTACGCCATGTTCCGCTCAGTTACCAAGAGACAGAATGGGGGGAATTTGTGCTATCATAATTTCGCTTTGATTTTATCCTCTCAAATCACTGCGGAGAGAGATTGCGAGGTGAGGCAAGCTGCAACAGCCATCTCAAAGCTACTGCTCGCATTCCTGTTCCCCTTGGTGGTGATTGCAGGCAGCTACGTGCAAATAGGTCTCATCCTGAGgaacaggagcaggaggaggaaacagagctCCGCTGGACTAACTGATGCACTGGTCGTGCCAAACACAGACAGggcaacaggaagaaaaacaactccaaTCTTTCTCAAGCCTCCACCTTTAACCTTGACACCAACCACCATGACCCCCACCACCTCTAATCAATCCAACCAGGGCCGGCTGTCCCAGAGCTTCATCAAAATGGTGACCTTTGTTATCACGGCATTTGCATTGTGTTGGGCTCCCTATCACATCTTCTGCATTATAGAGTTGACAGCCCACTACCACAGGGACAATCTCAAATTGGTGGAGGTGGGACTTCCCCTAGCTACAACCATTGCATTCTTGAACCCGGTGTTGAACCCCATCCTGTACGTCTTCAGCTGCCCAAACTTCTGTGTGAGGATAAAACAAAGTCTGGGAGCCGTGTTTGACGGCCTGGTCGAAGAAGAAGGTGGGTTTCTAATGGTCCAAGGAAAGGGTATCAGAGCTCATATCAGGCGGAAAAGCAGTCGAGATGTGAGCCCTGCAGCACCAGGGTCATCAAACGGGCCCACTTCTCCCCGTAGATCACCGGACACTGCActtccccctttccctctgcCCTTGGCCACTGAAAGTCTTGAAGACCTTCACGTGGAGAATACAGGACCAGATTCAAAAATTGACATTGAGCATAGGTGA